The following are from one region of the Balaenoptera acutorostrata chromosome 18, mBalAcu1.1, whole genome shotgun sequence genome:
- the LOC103008353 gene encoding 60S ribosomal protein L17-like, whose protein sequence is MKGRHTRKATKYVKDVTLKKQCVPFRRYNGGVGRCAQAKQWGWTQVRWPKKSAEFLLHMLKNAESDAELKGLDVDSLVIEHIQVNKAPKMQHRTYRAHGRISPYMSSPCHIEMILTEKEQIVPKPEEEVAQKKKISQKKLKKQKLMARE, encoded by the coding sequence ATGAAGGGTAGGCATACCCGAAAAGCCACCAAGTATGTGAAGGATGTCACTTTAAAGAAGCAGTGTGTGCCGTTCCGTCGTTACAATGGTGGAGTTGGTAGGTGTGCCCAGGCCAAACAGTGGGGCTGGACGCAGGTTCGGTGGCCCAAGAAGAGTGCTGAATTTTTACTGCACATGCTCAAAAATGCAGAGAGTGATGCTGAACTTAAGGGCTTAGATGTAGATTCTCTGGTCATTGAGCATATCCAGGTGAACAAAGCCCCCAAGATGCAGCACAGGACATACAGAGCTCATGGTCGGATCAGCCCATACATGAGCTCTCCCTGCCACATTGAGATGATCcttactgaaaaagaacagattgttcctaaaccagaagaggaggttgcccagaagaaaaagatatcccagaagaaattgaagaaacaaaaacttatggCCCGGGaataa